One genomic window of Sodaliphilus pleomorphus includes the following:
- a CDS encoding FimB/Mfa2 family fimbrial subunit, protein MKKLFNISAALAIMLMARGLASCSSNAEPEPAPEKTVEVTFKAQLPSRIDARAIADGTKANELFFYVYDENNNNIAALNRHNVAFDPTGEASVTVALTAGHTYSFAFWAQAKGVTVYDPSSASTVSLDYGSERKPVAGNDDLRDAFYSLEKNVTVAADGTTVTRKIVLRRALCQLNWAIDPALVRQMKEAGVDIDGALVKVSVSKAYNRFGLLEGAPVQLDNYSQPTFDYALQPAEQLTHIYDAASEDYKNFRWLAFDYFLTSTAQPSLIDARLTIKCLDGTVLGPYEVSNKKVQGNHRTNIILTGTLAEVHVNVVIDQDFDTTDNNVGAAPAWKAAAGHHRLTHIERK, encoded by the coding sequence ATGAAAAAACTTTTCAACATATCGGCAGCACTGGCCATCATGCTCATGGCCAGGGGGCTTGCATCGTGCAGCAGCAATGCCGAGCCCGAGCCTGCACCCGAGAAGACGGTGGAGGTGACCTTCAAGGCCCAGCTGCCCAGCCGCATCGACGCGCGTGCCATTGCCGACGGCACCAAGGCCAACGAGCTCTTCTTCTATGTCTACGACGAGAATAACAACAACATTGCCGCCCTCAACCGGCACAACGTCGCCTTCGACCCTACGGGCGAGGCCTCGGTCACCGTGGCCCTCACCGCCGGCCACACCTATAGCTTTGCATTCTGGGCCCAGGCCAAGGGTGTCACCGTCTACGACCCCAGCAGCGCCAGCACCGTCTCGCTCGACTATGGCAGCGAGCGCAAGCCCGTGGCCGGCAACGACGACCTGCGCGATGCCTTCTATAGCCTTGAGAAGAATGTGACCGTTGCCGCCGACGGCACCACCGTCACCCGCAAGATTGTGCTGCGCCGTGCACTGTGCCAGCTCAACTGGGCCATCGACCCAGCGCTGGTGCGGCAAATGAAAGAGGCTGGCGTCGACATCGACGGGGCTCTGGTCAAGGTGAGCGTGAGCAAGGCCTACAACCGCTTCGGCCTGCTCGAGGGCGCCCCGGTGCAACTCGACAACTACTCGCAACCCACCTTTGACTATGCCCTGCAACCTGCCGAGCAGCTCACCCACATCTACGACGCGGCGAGCGAGGACTATAAAAACTTCAGGTGGCTGGCCTTCGACTACTTCCTCACCTCGACGGCACAGCCCTCTCTCATCGATGCCCGGCTCACCATCAAGTGCCTCGACGGCACCGTGCTGGGTCCCTACGAGGTGTCGAACAAGAAGGTGCAGGGCAACCACCGCACCAATATCATACTCACCGGCACGCTTGCCGAGGTGCACGTCAACGTGGTTATCGACCAGGACTTCGACACCACCGACAACAACGTCGGCGCCGCTCCGGCCTGGAAAGCAGCAGCCGGGCATCATCGTTTAACCCATATAGAGAGGAAATGA
- a CDS encoding GLUG motif-containing protein, protein MRKVTTLLLLFGAMATSMAWAQNVDLAAVDMQKGGQELDPAAVQVSGDAQQATVVKNAVLKPGAITRHPARKATRKRAVASVTDLAGKGVMTYGSLISTNGAGGSSTEISPVGNDSILISNFWLGGVNVKAGVNLTQKTISIPSQYAYTHNTYGEMDLATVTSAAEPDYDTPITGTIDDNGTITLDGMWAIFVKSGKNAGNILYAGYDTEIEKANGQMRVKYINDASDTTYYDWNVVVAQTGKNLVTVKNFGNHGKTIEVVLKADSTLSIDQQLVFEGGSTMGNFYTLPADWSTGKTTGSTIVGKVNGNQLSWGNWIMLSTNKYYTGKLLDGTVTANFDFAIPQLVVTEWQGEGTEANPWKIKTLDDLILLADKVNNDPDQTYGGPYTFHTKSFNGKYFRVENDIDMSGYRFTPIGNAWTQRFSGTFDGNGHTLTGLNVNTGVKGYAGLFGCADTASVIKNLTLKNVKVSSMYYYTAGVVGYQDHGNIENCHVTGTITSEGIGSGGIVALGNNVKNSTFEGTIASTGGINGGIAGETYGHIDNCWAKGTVKAAGPTDTYTAGGIVGTAYNADAKVTNCYFTGTVDGSTHSNLYLGGVVGQVYKGTVDGCFAVANVYGFDSKSGVGGVVGVLQGTVLNSYATGHVRSTSSRQCGGITGLLKPYVNSTAQGNDTVQSTVKNCYFTGRLNAETYQYVPETEVRETLGTIEAGSSPTVENVYFDQQMVDLKSQHYRVLTSDLTSANGPKGFPADKWTFTQNFYPRLKGIDDNAVAQQGASVLKLDADFPDNANYVANNATFYLLGNSVAKVYEGGKLSDKGANVTIEGTTLKLNGTFGTDTLVIYNPNDMAITPRLFVLKVAPRFFEGTGKKESPFLIKNKADLIKLSELTTKVGQYYPGVYFLQTADIDLEKDTAFVGICNQITNYTYSRFAGTYDGGGHAIHNMKLEYVQWKDHPQGEPETGNGTKSCIYKGFIGQTDAMGVVKNLTLAADCQIELWGFAGGFVGYNWGTVDNCRNYATIYGYSGTVGGIVGSNCKGAVVKNSLNAGNVYTGFTTVGGISGTNGGTIENCENVGNVEAKVLSDFVKESRIHIAGGISGSSSGGVFRNVVNAGLVSAPRNVGGLVGSISGTIKSDGCNDIYQGLNYGTILTQDLTTTGNIGGNGYASIGTYEHCYYDKQATGLQAAANDGMPGAEAVPTATLTSGKALAGYADSLWLFSKGRYPMLKSFVNDAVAVEAAQVVLTAADGETVKQMQHNATLSNVQGTTWKLAQGKAFAIDGTTLKVPATSSLVGDTLTATLGGFTRPYLLQAVSPVPLAGSGTQADPYQIHSAGEWNAFAQYMAATTNPFEGQYVKIMNDIDFGDTTFVAIAYDGVTSFNGTLDGARHTVKGIKYTPKASYQGAIALIGAKATVNDLTLEGTVTSAKTYTGGFSGKMKGVLNNCVNNVAVTTTAASTGGFAAYAYKNAVFNNCENKAAVSSSKDAVAGFAANAEDDVYFNNSVNSGKVAYTGTSTSARNVAGFVAVGNGSHYYACLNKGEIAAGKAAQVAGIQAYSNSASTVYFVSTGNEGALSGASSVAGLIGYTSKNKAPLYIDSCYNVADINTTLKTTYATAGLVGCLTPGSRVMNSYNTGTITADASIYNGNIFGYSEDAKSEAERSYVTNCYNTGGIIATNYAAGIGGRIPAYCTIDSCYNTGEITATFGASGIGNIMGNYVVIQNSWNSGNCQTSKQGAGGINGYGNYIAHVVNCFNTGNIGSYAAGSYNVGGLGGQSMATYINCYNRGVVNGTKGVGGLVGQSSRGNATRLGTSFYNCYNAGRVIPGDTTSGNIVGTVTPANWDSTNVVENTYYVTDFGTFAQDTIQATPISVKQLAALTEFAPSPTAVATSGVDAAAGWDALDEFSFPVIPGFTSNDCARAYAAAVVLTNDNDTYGGVASTMMLGTPDGVTWTSSNDALTITGNEAVHKAGAQGVVLTATCGQFSAPWTVDLLEGTGVTDVHNANQIVKTVYYNVAGIEVPASNVESGQVYIEVNTYSDGTTRSTKVRK, encoded by the coding sequence ATGAGAAAAGTCACTACCTTGCTTCTGCTTTTTGGAGCAATGGCAACATCGATGGCTTGGGCTCAGAACGTTGATCTCGCTGCGGTCGACATGCAGAAGGGCGGGCAAGAGCTCGACCCCGCTGCTGTGCAGGTATCGGGCGATGCTCAACAGGCTACTGTGGTCAAGAATGCGGTGTTGAAGCCTGGTGCTATCACCCGGCACCCGGCACGCAAGGCGACCCGCAAGCGGGCTGTTGCCAGCGTGACCGACCTGGCGGGTAAAGGCGTGATGACCTACGGATCGCTCATCTCCACCAACGGCGCCGGAGGCAGCTCGACCGAGATTTCGCCTGTGGGCAACGACTCGATCTTGATTTCCAACTTCTGGCTGGGCGGTGTGAACGTGAAAGCAGGCGTCAACCTGACCCAGAAGACGATTTCGATTCCGAGCCAGTATGCCTACACCCACAACACCTACGGCGAGATGGACCTGGCCACAGTCACCAGCGCAGCCGAGCCCGACTACGACACGCCCATCACGGGTACGATCGACGACAACGGCACCATCACGCTCGACGGCATGTGGGCCATCTTTGTGAAGAGCGGTAAAAATGCTGGCAACATCTTGTATGCCGGCTACGATACCGAGATAGAGAAAGCCAACGGCCAGATGCGCGTCAAGTACATCAACGATGCGAGCGACACCACCTATTATGATTGGAACGTGGTGGTGGCCCAGACGGGCAAGAACCTGGTCACGGTGAAAAACTTCGGCAACCACGGCAAGACCATCGAGGTCGTGCTCAAGGCCGATTCCACGCTCTCCATCGACCAGCAACTCGTGTTTGAGGGCGGCTCCACGATGGGCAACTTCTACACCCTGCCGGCCGACTGGTCGACGGGCAAGACCACTGGCTCCACCATCGTGGGCAAGGTGAACGGCAACCAGCTCAGCTGGGGCAACTGGATCATGCTGAGCACCAACAAGTACTACACGGGCAAGTTGCTCGACGGCACCGTCACTGCCAACTTCGACTTTGCAATCCCGCAACTCGTTGTCACCGAGTGGCAAGGCGAGGGCACCGAGGCCAACCCGTGGAAAATCAAGACCCTCGACGACCTCATCCTGCTGGCCGACAAGGTGAACAACGATCCCGACCAGACCTATGGCGGTCCCTACACGTTCCACACCAAGTCGTTCAACGGCAAGTACTTCAGAGTGGAGAACGACATCGACATGTCGGGCTATCGCTTCACCCCGATAGGCAACGCCTGGACCCAGCGCTTCTCGGGTACCTTCGACGGCAACGGCCACACCCTCACGGGCTTGAACGTGAACACGGGCGTCAAGGGCTATGCCGGCCTCTTCGGCTGTGCCGACACGGCCAGTGTGATTAAGAACCTGACCCTTAAAAATGTAAAAGTTTCCTCGATGTACTATTATACAGCCGGTGTAGTGGGCTACCAAGACCACGGCAACATCGAGAACTGCCACGTGACGGGCACCATCACCAGCGAGGGCATTGGCTCGGGCGGCATCGTGGCCCTGGGCAACAATGTGAAGAACTCAACCTTTGAGGGTACCATCGCCAGCACAGGCGGCATCAATGGCGGCATCGCCGGCGAGACCTACGGTCACATCGACAACTGCTGGGCCAAGGGCACAGTGAAAGCTGCAGGCCCCACCGACACCTACACGGCCGGTGGCATTGTGGGCACGGCTTACAATGCCGACGCCAAGGTCACCAACTGCTACTTCACCGGCACCGTCGACGGCTCTACCCACAGCAACCTCTATCTGGGCGGCGTTGTGGGCCAGGTGTATAAAGGCACAGTCGACGGCTGCTTTGCAGTGGCCAATGTCTACGGCTTCGACTCGAAGTCGGGTGTGGGCGGCGTCGTGGGCGTGCTGCAAGGCACCGTGCTCAACAGCTATGCCACGGGCCACGTGCGCTCGACCTCGTCGCGCCAGTGTGGCGGCATCACCGGTTTGTTGAAGCCGTATGTCAACTCGACTGCCCAAGGCAACGACACTGTGCAGTCGACCGTGAAGAACTGCTACTTTACCGGCCGTCTCAATGCCGAGACCTACCAGTATGTGCCCGAAACCGAAGTGCGTGAGACGCTGGGCACCATCGAAGCTGGCTCGTCGCCCACGGTCGAGAATGTGTACTTCGACCAGCAGATGGTCGACCTCAAGAGCCAGCACTACCGCGTGCTCACCAGCGACCTCACCAGCGCCAACGGCCCCAAGGGCTTCCCGGCCGACAAGTGGACGTTCACTCAGAACTTCTATCCACGCCTCAAGGGCATCGACGACAACGCCGTGGCTCAACAAGGCGCCTCGGTGCTGAAGCTCGACGCCGACTTCCCCGACAATGCCAACTATGTGGCCAACAACGCCACCTTCTACCTGCTGGGCAACAGCGTGGCCAAGGTGTATGAGGGCGGGAAGCTCTCCGACAAGGGCGCCAATGTGACCATCGAGGGCACCACCCTCAAGCTCAACGGCACCTTCGGCACCGATACCCTGGTCATCTACAACCCCAACGACATGGCCATCACTCCGCGCCTCTTTGTGCTCAAGGTTGCCCCGCGCTTCTTCGAGGGCACGGGCAAGAAGGAGTCTCCATTCCTGATTAAGAACAAGGCCGACCTCATCAAGCTGAGCGAACTCACTACCAAGGTGGGCCAGTACTATCCTGGTGTATACTTCTTGCAGACGGCCGACATCGACCTGGAGAAAGATACCGCCTTTGTGGGCATCTGCAACCAAATCACCAACTACACCTATTCTCGTTTTGCCGGCACCTACGACGGCGGCGGCCATGCCATCCACAACATGAAACTCGAGTATGTGCAGTGGAAAGACCACCCGCAGGGCGAGCCTGAAACGGGCAATGGCACCAAGAGCTGCATCTACAAGGGCTTCATAGGCCAGACCGACGCCATGGGCGTGGTCAAGAACCTCACCCTGGCTGCCGACTGCCAAATCGAGCTGTGGGGCTTTGCCGGCGGCTTTGTGGGCTACAACTGGGGTACTGTCGACAACTGCCGCAACTATGCCACCATATATGGCTATAGCGGCACTGTGGGCGGCATCGTGGGTAGCAACTGCAAGGGCGCAGTGGTGAAGAACTCGCTCAATGCCGGCAACGTCTACACGGGCTTCACTACCGTGGGCGGCATCTCGGGTACCAATGGCGGAACTATCGAGAATTGCGAGAATGTGGGCAATGTCGAGGCCAAGGTGCTCTCCGACTTTGTCAAGGAGTCGCGCATCCACATAGCTGGCGGCATCTCGGGCTCTTCGTCGGGCGGCGTGTTCCGCAATGTGGTCAACGCCGGCCTCGTGAGCGCTCCCCGCAATGTGGGCGGCCTCGTGGGCTCGATAAGCGGTACCATCAAGAGCGATGGCTGCAACGACATCTACCAGGGCCTGAACTACGGCACCATTCTCACTCAAGACTTGACAACCACAGGCAATATAGGTGGTAATGGGTATGCCAGCATAGGCACCTATGAGCATTGCTACTACGACAAGCAGGCTACCGGCCTCCAGGCTGCTGCCAACGACGGCATGCCGGGCGCCGAGGCTGTGCCCACCGCCACGCTCACCAGTGGCAAGGCACTTGCCGGCTATGCCGACAGCTTGTGGCTCTTCAGCAAGGGTAGGTACCCCATGCTCAAGAGCTTTGTCAACGACGCCGTAGCTGTTGAGGCCGCTCAAGTGGTGCTGACTGCTGCCGACGGCGAAACTGTGAAGCAGATGCAGCACAACGCCACCCTGAGCAACGTGCAGGGCACAACCTGGAAGTTGGCTCAAGGCAAGGCCTTCGCTATCGACGGCACCACACTCAAGGTGCCGGCCACCTCGTCGCTGGTGGGCGACACGCTCACGGCCACGCTGGGCGGCTTCACCCGTCCTTACCTGTTGCAGGCTGTGTCGCCAGTGCCACTGGCAGGCAGCGGCACCCAGGCCGATCCTTACCAGATTCACAGCGCTGGCGAGTGGAATGCATTTGCCCAGTACATGGCTGCAACCACCAATCCATTTGAAGGCCAGTATGTGAAGATCATGAACGACATCGACTTTGGCGACACCACCTTTGTGGCTATCGCCTACGACGGTGTCACCTCGTTCAACGGCACACTCGACGGCGCCCGTCACACGGTGAAGGGCATCAAGTATACTCCCAAAGCCAGCTACCAGGGCGCTATCGCCCTCATCGGTGCCAAGGCTACAGTCAACGACCTCACTCTTGAGGGCACGGTGACCTCGGCCAAGACCTACACCGGCGGCTTCTCGGGCAAAATGAAGGGCGTGCTCAACAACTGTGTGAACAATGTGGCTGTGACCACCACCGCTGCCAGCACGGGCGGCTTTGCTGCCTATGCCTACAAGAATGCCGTGTTCAACAACTGCGAGAACAAGGCCGCAGTGTCGAGCAGCAAGGACGCCGTGGCAGGCTTTGCCGCCAACGCCGAGGATGATGTATATTTCAACAATAGCGTCAACAGCGGCAAGGTTGCCTACACCGGTACCTCGACCTCGGCCCGCAACGTGGCAGGCTTTGTGGCCGTGGGCAACGGCAGCCACTACTATGCTTGCCTCAACAAGGGCGAGATTGCAGCCGGCAAGGCTGCCCAGGTAGCCGGTATTCAGGCCTACAGCAACTCGGCCAGCACCGTCTACTTCGTCTCGACCGGCAACGAGGGTGCTCTCTCGGGTGCATCGTCGGTTGCAGGCCTCATAGGCTACACGTCGAAGAACAAGGCTCCGCTCTACATCGACAGCTGCTACAATGTGGCCGACATCAACACCACGTTGAAGACCACCTATGCCACCGCCGGCCTCGTGGGTTGCCTCACTCCCGGCAGCCGCGTGATGAACAGCTACAACACGGGCACGATTACGGCCGATGCAAGTATCTACAACGGCAATATCTTCGGCTATAGCGAGGATGCCAAGTCGGAGGCCGAGCGCAGCTATGTCACCAACTGCTACAACACGGGCGGCATCATTGCCACCAACTATGCAGCTGGCATAGGCGGCCGCATCCCGGCCTATTGCACCATCGACAGTTGCTACAATACCGGCGAGATAACCGCCACCTTTGGCGCCTCGGGCATTGGCAACATCATGGGCAACTATGTTGTGATCCAGAACTCTTGGAACTCGGGCAACTGCCAGACTTCTAAGCAGGGCGCTGGCGGCATCAACGGCTATGGCAACTATATCGCCCACGTGGTGAACTGCTTCAACACGGGCAACATAGGCAGCTATGCCGCTGGCAGCTACAACGTGGGCGGCCTGGGCGGACAGTCGATGGCTACCTACATCAACTGCTACAACCGCGGTGTCGTGAACGGCACCAAGGGGGTGGGCGGCCTCGTGGGCCAGAGCTCGCGTGGCAACGCTACAAGACTCGGCACCAGCTTCTACAACTGCTACAATGCCGGCCGCGTGATACCTGGCGACACCACCAGCGGCAACATCGTGGGCACCGTTACGCCTGCAAATTGGGACTCGACCAATGTGGTTGAGAACACCTACTATGTGACCGATTTCGGCACCTTTGCCCAAGACACGATCCAGGCTACGCCTATTAGCGTCAAGCAGCTTGCTGCACTCACCGAGTTTGCGCCGTCTCCTACCGCTGTTGCAACCAGCGGCGTCGATGCAGCTGCCGGCTGGGATGCTCTCGATGAGTTCAGCTTCCCGGTGATACCTGGCTTCACAAGCAACGACTGCGCGCGCGCCTATGCTGCCGCAGTGGTGCTCACCAACGACAACGACACCTACGGTGGCGTGGCGAGCACAATGATGCTGGGCACCCCCGATGGAGTGACCTGGACCTCGAGCAACGATGCACTCACCATCACCGGCAACGAGGCCGTGCACAA
- a CDS encoding DUF6562 domain-containing protein, with amino-acid sequence MKKFLFFSALAALLLSTAACSSDEPAAQGDDTVTFTVNLQNGNDSRAISDGTKAVNLTAFAYKDGKKVQQQTATFSGLKATVTFKLVKGLKYDFSFWAQSPDAKCYTLSEDGTKVNIDYTKAASNVDNDDAFYGVKKDVTVGKSASDETVTIYRPFAQLNYGDNLDDYAAAKAAGSEVTQTLVTVENAANVLDLTTGQASGDVAVTYALAPVPSESKELTVGGTNYKWLAMNYLLVPGQVRMADTKITTESGLVTTTLAVYAGDTEVNKMSVANVPVQSNHRTNILGNLLTDKVNFNVVIDPVFDNPDYNVPAWDGTTLTEPKLLDGVYQVSKAAEWVWIVKNGNNKNNIALTSDIDFAGHNFTPFYPGSASTLELNGNGHKFMNATIVPLPAGKGYTSGLFSGDFLACNINVHDINFSNINITNESADGGYVGVVIGDVQSGKTVTLKNVKATNCTIKGVRADAVLVGFVGTNGTVDATNCHVSKCHVSNVALANESGYVAGMIGRPVGKVILTDCTVTGTTIDGIWATRRGATSIDAIVGDREQGGILNANITLTRTTESGNTMKKTEIE; translated from the coding sequence ATGAAAAAGTTTTTGTTTTTCAGTGCTCTGGCAGCATTGCTGCTCAGCACAGCCGCCTGCTCGAGCGATGAGCCCGCAGCTCAAGGCGACGACACCGTGACCTTCACCGTTAACCTGCAGAACGGCAACGACTCGCGAGCCATCTCCGACGGCACCAAGGCCGTCAACCTCACTGCCTTTGCCTACAAAGATGGGAAAAAGGTGCAGCAACAAACGGCCACCTTCAGCGGCCTGAAGGCCACCGTGACCTTCAAACTGGTGAAAGGCTTGAAATATGACTTCTCGTTCTGGGCACAGTCGCCCGATGCCAAGTGCTACACGCTGAGCGAAGACGGCACGAAGGTGAACATCGACTACACGAAAGCCGCCTCCAATGTCGACAACGACGACGCCTTCTATGGCGTGAAGAAGGATGTGACTGTGGGCAAGTCGGCCAGCGACGAGACGGTGACCATCTACCGCCCGTTTGCCCAGCTCAACTACGGCGACAACCTCGACGACTATGCGGCTGCCAAGGCCGCCGGCAGCGAGGTGACCCAGACCCTGGTGACGGTGGAGAATGCAGCCAATGTGCTCGACCTCACCACCGGCCAGGCCTCGGGCGACGTGGCCGTGACCTATGCCCTGGCCCCTGTGCCGAGCGAAAGCAAGGAGTTGACCGTCGGCGGCACCAACTACAAGTGGCTGGCTATGAACTACCTGCTCGTGCCAGGCCAGGTGCGCATGGCCGACACCAAAATCACGACCGAGAGCGGCCTCGTCACCACCACACTGGCCGTGTATGCCGGCGATACCGAGGTGAACAAGATGAGCGTGGCCAACGTGCCCGTGCAGTCCAACCACCGCACCAACATACTGGGCAACCTGTTGACCGACAAGGTGAACTTCAACGTGGTCATCGACCCCGTATTTGACAACCCCGACTACAACGTTCCTGCCTGGGACGGCACCACTCTCACCGAGCCCAAGCTGCTCGACGGCGTTTATCAAGTGAGTAAAGCAGCCGAGTGGGTCTGGATTGTCAAAAATGGCAACAATAAGAATAACATTGCTCTCACCAGTGACATTGACTTTGCTGGCCACAATTTTACTCCTTTCTATCCAGGCAGCGCCTCTACGCTGGAGCTTAACGGCAACGGGCACAAGTTTATGAATGCCACTATTGTTCCGCTTCCTGCGGGAAAGGGCTACACTTCAGGCCTTTTCAGTGGTGACTTCCTTGCATGCAACATCAATGTGCACGACATCAATTTCAGCAACATCAACATAACCAACGAGTCTGCCGATGGTGGCTATGTTGGTGTCGTCATAGGTGATGTGCAGAGTGGAAAAACAGTGACCTTGAAAAATGTGAAAGCCACCAATTGCACCATTAAGGGCGTACGCGCCGATGCAGTCCTGGTAGGTTTTGTGGGGACAAACGGCACTGTCGACGCCACCAATTGCCACGTGAGCAAGTGCCACGTGAGCAATGTTGCACTGGCTAATGAGTCGGGCTACGTTGCCGGCATGATAGGTCGCCCCGTGGGCAAGGTGATCCTCACCGACTGCACGGTGACCGGTACCACTATCGATGGCATTTGGGCCACAAGGCGTGGCGCTACCAGCATCGATGCTATCGTTGGCGACCGCGAGCAAGGTGGCATTCTCAATGCCAACATCACACTCACCCGCACCACCGAGAGCGGCAACACGATGAAAAAGACCGAGATTGAATAA
- a CDS encoding DUF6562 domain-containing protein, whose translation MKKFLFFSALAALLLSTAACSSDEPAAQGDDTVTFTVNLQNGNDSRAISDGTKAVNLTAFAYKDGKRVQQQTATFSGLKATVTFKLVKGVKYDFSFWAQSPEAKCYTLSDDGTKVNIDYTQAASNVDNDDAFYGVKKDVTVGTSASDQTVTIYRPFAQLNYGDNLDDYEAAKKAGTEVTKTLVTVEKAANVLDLTTGQASGDVAVTYALAPVPSESKDLVVGGTNYKWLAMNYLLVPGQVRMADTQITTESGLVTTTLAVYAGDTEVNKMSVANVPVQSNHRTNILGNLLTDKVNFNVVIDPVFDNPDYNYYYVDGTNSLQQVIEKINNDQPEKAVIMIKGNTEAVWNHAEYGSMFGNKRAGNTIATKSVIVIGENKNKVTITGSGVWGIEPNGVAMTFKNIALYDDTRYEAENGNDAWEFAYLELGGDMKFLDCDITDGVMMTGNNATFINCNFVADGNAKRKTPSEEYNPWVANGNATFDGCTFTGYRAIKVHEQYGTKVGTVIVDGCTFKNVTEKPGVVFGTLASDVVVTIKNSAFVNCAEGSSSKADREPYIFESDTKRDLFHLTLENNTVK comes from the coding sequence ATGAAAAAGTTTTTGTTTTTCAGTGCTCTGGCAGCATTGCTGCTCAGCACAGCCGCCTGCTCGAGCGATGAGCCCGCAGCGCAAGGCGACGACACCGTGACCTTCACCGTTAACCTGCAGAATGGCAACGACTCGCGTGCCATCTCCGACGGCACCAAGGCCGTCAACCTCACTGCCTTTGCCTACAAAGATGGGAAAAGGGTGCAGCAACAAACGGCCACCTTCAGCGGCCTGAAGGCCACCGTGACCTTCAAACTGGTGAAAGGCGTGAAATATGACTTCTCGTTCTGGGCACAGTCGCCCGAGGCCAAGTGCTACACGCTGAGCGACGACGGCACGAAGGTGAACATCGACTACACGCAAGCCGCCTCCAATGTCGACAACGACGACGCCTTCTATGGCGTGAAGAAGGATGTGACCGTGGGCACATCGGCCAGCGACCAGACGGTGACCATCTACCGCCCGTTTGCCCAGCTCAACTACGGCGACAACCTCGACGACTATGAGGCTGCCAAGAAAGCCGGCACCGAGGTGACCAAGACCCTGGTGACGGTGGAGAAAGCAGCCAATGTGCTCGACCTCACCACCGGCCAGGCCTCGGGCGACGTGGCCGTGACCTATGCCCTGGCCCCTGTGCCGAGCGAAAGCAAGGATCTGGTCGTCGGCGGCACCAACTACAAGTGGCTGGCTATGAACTACCTGCTCGTGCCAGGCCAGGTGCGCATGGCCGACACCCAAATCACGACCGAGAGCGGCCTCGTCACCACCACACTGGCCGTGTATGCCGGCGATACCGAGGTGAACAAGATGAGCGTGGCCAACGTGCCCGTGCAGTCCAACCACCGCACCAACATACTGGGCAACCTGTTGACCGACAAGGTGAACTTCAACGTGGTCATCGACCCCGTATTTGACAACCCCGACTACAACTACTACTATGTTGACGGCACTAACTCGCTCCAGCAGGTGATCGAAAAAATCAACAACGACCAGCCCGAGAAGGCCGTGATCATGATAAAAGGCAACACCGAGGCCGTGTGGAACCATGCTGAGTATGGCTCGATGTTTGGCAACAAGCGGGCCGGCAATACCATCGCTACCAAGAGTGTGATTGTGATAGGCGAAAACAAGAACAAGGTCACTATCACCGGCAGCGGCGTGTGGGGCATTGAGCCCAACGGCGTGGCAATGACCTTCAAGAACATCGCCCTATACGACGACACACGCTATGAGGCTGAAAATGGCAACGACGCCTGGGAGTTTGCCTATCTGGAGCTGGGCGGCGACATGAAGTTTCTGGATTGCGACATCACCGACGGTGTGATGATGACGGGCAACAATGCCACCTTCATCAACTGCAACTTTGTGGCCGACGGCAACGCCAAGCGCAAAACGCCGAGTGAAGAGTACAATCCCTGGGTGGCCAACGGCAACGCCACCTTCGACGGTTGCACCTTTACCGGCTACCGTGCGATCAAGGTGCACGAGCAGTATGGTACCAAGGTGGGCACCGTGATCGTCGACGGGTGCACCTTCAAGAATGTGACCGAGAAGCCCGGTGTAGTGTTTGGCACACTGGCAAGCGATGTGGTCGTGACCATAAAGAACTCGGCCTTCGTCAATTGCGCCGAGGGCAGCTCGTCGAAGGCCGATCGCGAGCCCTACATCTTTGAGAGCGACACCAAGCGTGACCTCTTCCACCTCACGCTCGAGAACAACACTGTGAAATAA